Genomic DNA from Sandaracinaceae bacterium:
AGCCTCGGCGGGCGGCGACGTGACGTGGTGCCCGCTCAACTTCGAGTCCGCGCCACCGGAGCCGGGCGACGTGCTCGACGCGGAGCGCGTCGACGTCATGCTCGCCCTGGTCAACCGGGAGCACACCTCGACACCCACGCGTCGCACGCCCATCGAGACGATCGTGCTTCAGTTGCTCCGGGGTGAAGGTAGCGATTGAAGCCGTCGCGCGGACCGTGCTTCAATCCCGCGCGGGAGCCGGCTCCCTTTCGACTCATGGAGACCAACGAAGCCACAGCGGAGAGGGCCGAGCACGCGCGCGTCGAGCGGCAGCTGCCGAGCGGCGCTCGACTCGCGGTCGAGGTGGACGGAGCGGACGCGCAGCGGCTCGCCGAGCGCGCGGTGGCCCTGGCCGAGCAAGCGGAGCCCTCGCCCGAGGCCAGCGACGACGAGGCGCAGAAGGCCTACGCGGGGATCGTCGGCGGCAGCCCCCCGATGACCGCGCTGTTCCGGATGCTCGAGCGCATCAAGAACAGCGACGCCACCGTGCTCGTCCTCGGCGAGAACGGGACCGGCAAGGAGCTGGTCGCGCGCGCCATCCACGCCCAGTCGCGACGCGCCAACAAGGCGTTCGTCGCCACCAACTGCAGCGCCTTCAACGACAACCTCCTCGAGAGCGAGCTCTTCGGGCACCGTCGCGGCTCGTTCACGGGCGCGGTGGCCGACAAGCCAGGCCTCTTCACGGTCGCGGACGGCGGCACGTTCTTCATGGACGAGGTCGGCGACATGTCGCCCGCGCTCCAGGTCAAGCTCCTGCGCGTCCTCCAGGAGGGCGTCTTCATGCCCGTGGGCGGCACCGAGACGAAGAAGGTCGACGTGCGCATCATCGCCGCGACGAACCGTGACCTGACGTCGATGGTCAAGCAGGGCTCGTTCCGCGAGGACCTCTACTACCGTCTGCACGTGGTCAGCCTGAAGGTCCCGCCGCTCCGGGAGCGGCGCAGCGACATCCCCCTCCTCATCGAGTACTTCCTCGGCGAGCTGGGCCAGCGCGACGGACTGAAGAAGGTCCTGACCCAGCGCGCGCTCGAGCAGCTCATGGGGCACGAGTGGCCCGGGAACGTGCGCGAGCTCGAGAACGAGATGGAGCGCCTCTGGGTGCTCAGCGGCGAGGACAAGGTCATCGACGACGACCTCCTCAGCCCGAGCATCAAGCAGAAGCGGCGCTTCGGTCCGGAGGGCACCGCCAAGAGCGCCGAGACGCCCGTGTCCGCCCCCGCGCCCGAGGCGCCCGGGACCACGCTGCCCGAGGCCGTCGAGGCGCTCGAGCGCCGCATGATCGCCGACGAGCTGCAGCGGAACAAAGGCAACAAGACGCGGACGGCGGAGGCGCTGGGCATCAGCCGGCGCAACCTCATCCGCAAGGTTCAGGGGTACGGATTGGAGGACGCGGGCAAGAGCGGTCGCTCGCGCGGGGGAGCGTGACATGTCCGGCGTCGTCCTGATCGCCGAAGGCGATCCATTCAACCTGCGCCTCCTCGAGGAGCTCTGCGAGGAAGCGGGCTTCGACGTGGTCACCGCCGACAGCGGCGAGACCGCGCTCAACGTCGTCGCGCGCCAGCGCCCCTCGCTCATCGTGCTCGACGCCGGCCTGCGCACCGAAGACGGCGCGGAGGTGCTCGAGGTGCTCCAGTCCGAGTCGGCCCTCGCGTCCATCCCGGTGCTCCTGACGACGAGCGCCGACGACGAGGAGGCCCGCAAGCGAGGCCTGGAGCTCGGCGCGTCGGACTTCGTCGCGCGCCCTTACCGCGTCTACGAGGTCGAGCAGCGCATCAAGAACCTGCTCCGGCTCGCGGCGGCCGAGCGCGCCGCCGAGCGCGCGCGAAGCTCGCTGGCCAGCGACCCCGCGCTCGACAAGGATCCCGTCACGCACGCAGGTGGGCCCGGGCAGCTGCGCATCAGCCTCGAGTACGAGGCCACGCGCGCGGTGCGGTATCGCCACGCGCTGACGTGCCTCGTGCTCCGGGTCCACAACTTCGACGCGATCGTGAAGTCGAGCGGCGAAGCCACCGGGCACGGCCTGCTGATGCAGCTCGCCAACGGGCTCCGCACCGCGATCCGCGCCATCGATCACCTCTTCCGCAGCGACACCGACGAGTTCACCCTGCTGCTCCCCGAGACCGACGCGAGCGAGGCGCGCGTGGTGGTCGATCGCCTGCGCGCGCAGGCGGCTGACGGCAGCCTGGTGGGCCCGGCCATCGAGCCGGTCCCCAAGCTCGGGCTCGGTCAGGCGTCGATCGTGCCGGACGGGGAGATCACCGACGGCGAGCGCCTCTGGCAGGCGGCCCGCAACGGCATCATCGTCCTCGGCCCCGAGCGCGCATAGGCGTCTCGGGGTCGGACATCACGGACAGGTTCGGCCCCAGGAGTCCAGGCGCGCCCGCACCTCGCCGATGGCGGGGTGATCCGGAACCAGCCGGCAGAAGCGCTGGTAGTCGCGCACGGCGAGGTCCCGCTGACCGGCCGCGTCGTAGCAGTCACCGCGCCGCCGGAGCGCGATGGCGGGCGCGCCACCTCGGATGGCGTCGTCGAGGATCTGCACGCAGCGCTGCGGCTCTCCGCCCCGCATCGCCGTCCTGGCCTGGCGCAGCGCGTCGGCCGGGCTCGAGGGAGGGGCCGGGACCTCTTCGGCGGGCGGCGTCTCGCGCTCCTGCGTCTCACGGAACCCAGGGAGGAAGTCCCCCACCGTGTTCCCCCCCGACGGCGGCGCGTCGGGCTCGGCCTCCGCCTCGGCCGGGCGCTCCCGCGATGCGCGACGCGAGCGGCGCGGAGCGGACCGGCGCGCCGCCGGCTCGGCCTCGACTTCTTCCTGCGCGGCGGGCGCCGCCGGGTCTCCTCCCTCGGGAGCGGGCGCGTCGTCGTCGTCGACCGGGGCGACCTCTCCTGCCGTGGAGGACGGCTCGGCCGGGACCACCGCCTCACTCGGCGCGATCTCCTCCGCCGGCGCCTCCACCGCGGGCTCCTCGTCGGCGGACTTCTCATAGAGATAGAGCCCCCCGATGACGAGGGCCGCGC
This window encodes:
- a CDS encoding sigma-54 dependent transcriptional regulator — its product is METNEATAERAEHARVERQLPSGARLAVEVDGADAQRLAERAVALAEQAEPSPEASDDEAQKAYAGIVGGSPPMTALFRMLERIKNSDATVLVLGENGTGKELVARAIHAQSRRANKAFVATNCSAFNDNLLESELFGHRRGSFTGAVADKPGLFTVADGGTFFMDEVGDMSPALQVKLLRVLQEGVFMPVGGTETKKVDVRIIAATNRDLTSMVKQGSFREDLYYRLHVVSLKVPPLRERRSDIPLLIEYFLGELGQRDGLKKVLTQRALEQLMGHEWPGNVRELENEMERLWVLSGEDKVIDDDLLSPSIKQKRRFGPEGTAKSAETPVSAPAPEAPGTTLPEAVEALERRMIADELQRNKGNKTRTAEALGISRRNLIRKVQGYGLEDAGKSGRSRGGA
- a CDS encoding response regulator, translating into MSGVVLIAEGDPFNLRLLEELCEEAGFDVVTADSGETALNVVARQRPSLIVLDAGLRTEDGAEVLEVLQSESALASIPVLLTTSADDEEARKRGLELGASDFVARPYRVYEVEQRIKNLLRLAAAERAAERARSSLASDPALDKDPVTHAGGPGQLRISLEYEATRAVRYRHALTCLVLRVHNFDAIVKSSGEATGHGLLMQLANGLRTAIRAIDHLFRSDTDEFTLLLPETDASEARVVVDRLRAQAADGSLVGPAIEPVPKLGLGQASIVPDGEITDGERLWQAARNGIIVLGPERA